ACGCATTTCGTTTTGCCGGTCGAAGAAGTATCCGCTTTCGGGATCCTGCCGTTCCTGGAGGAAGTTCACAATGCGTGCCCGGACGCTGTCGGTTACTGAGGGCAGAAGGCCGAGTTCGTCGATGGCGGCCATTGCGGCGCACGTTGACTCGATGTCGGCTTCGAATTCCGGTTGGTTGGTCGAGCTTAGGGCGTAGTAGAAGCCGCCCCGTTCTGGGTCGAACAGGCGAGGGATCCAGCGCAGGAAGTCGGCGAAAAGCCCGTCGAGGGCTGTCAGACCGTCGGTGATGGTTTCACCGGGCGAATTCACGCTGTTACTTGTGGTGTGATGCATTTGAGGAACACCTTTCAGGGTTTGTGCAGCATAGGTCAGGCGTTCTGTTTGATGACGTCTTCGGCTTCTTTAAACCAGGCGTCGATCGCGGCGTCCATGGTGAGTTTGCCGTAGTTCCGGTCCGAACTGATGCGTTTGAAGGAAGCTTCAAGTGATCCGAAGCCGACGATGGGCGGTTCGGGTGCGTCCTTGAGGTACTTCTCAATGGACTTCTCGTAGTCGACCACTACCTTGTCGGTTCCTTCGAACGTTGTTCCGTCGCGCTGGGTCTTGGACGCTGGCACGCCGCGGGAGGTTTTGAAGATGTCGCCGACTTCGGGGTCGTTGACCATGAAATTGATGAAACGGGCGGCGGCGTCCTTGTATTGGGTTTTGGCGCTGGCGACCATGAGCATGGAGGGTTTGAGGAACAGTCCCAGGTTGTCCGGGTCGTCGGAGGGCGGGGGCAGGATTCGGAGTTCCTTCGCGCCGCTGTCCTTCAGGTTGCCGGCCATGAAGTTGTCCCAGGTCATTTCGGTGGCCACGGCGTTGGCGCCGAAGGGTGATTTGGGTGCGAGTTGGGTGATACGTTCTTCGGTGATGATGGCAGGGGTTCCGCGCAGGTTTGCGGGCAGGCTCCACCACTTTTTCAGGTCGTCCTTGGTGAAGCCGAGCTTGCCGTCCGAGGTGAACGCTTCGATGTTGTTCTGCCGCAGCCAGATGTTGAACATCCACCAAACGGAGGTGTAGTCGCTGGAGCCGTTCAGTGCGCCACCGCTCTTGGTGCCTACCTCGGCCAAGAATGCGTTGTAGTCGTTGTAGGTCCACGTGCTGTCTGGCTCGGCGATGCCCAGCGAGGTGAGTTTGGCCGGGTCGCAAAAGACTGCGAAGGCGTTGGTGCTGGTGGGGATGCCGTAGGTCTTGCCGCGGACCTGGCCGGAGGGCAGCAGGGATTTTTCGAAAGCGGAAGTATCAATGTCGACGGTACCCAGATCCAGAAGCTGGTTCCTCTGGGCATAGTCGCGAAGGTACGACAGGTCCCATTGCATGACGTCGGGCAGGCCCCCGCCGGCAGCTTCGGTGGCCCGTTTTTGCCAGTATCCGCCGAAGTCGGTGAAATTTCCGTTGACCTTGATGTCCGGGTTCTTTGACTCGAACAGGGCCATGGCTTTGCGGGTGCGCTCGGCCCGGTCGTCGTTGCCCCACCAGGTGTAGTTGATGGTGACCGGGTTTTCCGCGGTCCCGGTCTTGCTGGGGGCCGGGGTACCACATGCGGTCACCGCGGTTGCTGTGCCGACTGCGACGGTGGCGAGGAACTGCCTTCTGTTAATCATGAGGGTCTCCAAAGAGTTTGGTGTTGCCGAGGGGTGGCGCCGCACCCGGTCCTTTCCCGGGTGCGGCGCAAGGAAGTTGGTGGTCAGCCAAGCATTCGCTGTATGAGCCTCACGTCGTACAGCAGTTCCGTTCGGGCCGCTTCCGGGACGCCATTGTTGTCCAAGGCTTTCTCCGTTTGGGCAAGGCTTTGCAGTGCGGTCCCGTACTGCCGGGCCTGGGCGGCCCGTTCCGCGTTCCGCAGATGGGCCACAGCCTGGGCTGCGGTGCCTCTGGAAAGGCCGCCCTGGTCCGCAAGCGCCTCAATCTTGTTTGCGATGGTGGTCGCGCTTCCCGGAGCCCAGTACTTGGGCAGCGGTACATTAGCGAAGTTCGTGTCGGATGCGAAGTAGAAGCCCGTGTACGTCGGCTGGTTGTAGCCGGTTTGCTGCCGGGCGAGCTCGGCCCGGTATTGGGTGTCGTGCAGGAGAGTATAGAGTTTGTGGTTTGTCACTTCCGTGGAGGTATAGATGCGGATGGCGCTGCTGTCGGTGGTCCGTACGAGGAGTTCTTCGCGCCAGTCCCCGAAGACGTCGCCCACCAGCCCCGGGTTACCTTTCGTAGAGTTGTTGGCCAGGGTGCCCTCGGCTGTGAGCAGTGTTCCGCGCTGCACGTCGCTGATGAATGGTGTTGTCGTCCCTGATCCGCGCACGAGCTGGGTTGTCATGTCGGCTGCCCACTTGATCGACATGTTTGTTCCCGGGGTTTCCATGGGAAGTGTGTCCCCATCGGGGGTGCGGACTCCTGAGTCTCCGGAGCCGTCCGGTAGCCCGGACCAGGATTCAAGTCCGGGGGAACCGGGCACGACGTCTCCGATCATGCCTCGTCCGATGTCGCGTCCGGCGTACTGGCCGAAGATGACTGTCCCGTCCTCTGCCCGGCGCATGGCCATGCCGTAGGGGGCGTTGGTGGTTTCATGGACGGTGAAGATCTCAAGTCCTGGTCGGGCGGGGTCGATGTCGGTGACGTGCATGGCGTCGCCGTGGCCAAGTGGCCGTAGTTCACCTGCGGTGGGTGTGCCCGGCGGCATCACGTCCCAGGAGGAGTACAGCAGTGACCCGTCGTCGTCCAGGGTCGCCGAGCCGTAGACGATTTCCTGTTTGCCGTCGCCGTCGACGTCGGCGGCGCTGAGGGAATGGAAGCCCTGGCCGGCGAGTTTGCCGAGCTCCGGATCCGTACCGACGTTGCTTCCGTTTTGGAAGGGGTTTGTCGATGGGGTCCATCCGCTGTCGGCGAGCCACCGTTTTTGCAGTTTCTTGCCGTTCCAGTCGTAGGCTGCGACGGCGGTCCGGGAGTAGTAACCGCGGCTGAAAATTGATGAGGGGTGCTGTCCGTCGAGGTAGGCGACGCCGGACAGGAAGCGGTCCACCCGGTTGCCGGGTTCGATCCGGGAACCCTTGTAGTCTCCCCACATGAGGCCGTCGTCATGGCGGCCCGGCTCGTACGGGACGGTGTCCAGCTCCTTGCCGGTTTGCCCGTCAAACACTGTGAGGTACTCGGGGCCCTGGAGGATGTATCCCTCAAAGGCGCGCAGCTTGTTGTTGGAACTGCGTGCTGGTGCGTAGACGTCTATGAAGTAATCTGCCAAGGTGCGTGCGTCGGCGTCGGAGAGCGGGTAGTCGTACTTGGGCTCAATCCCGAAAGCTTCTTCAAGGGTGGAAGGCCAGTGCCCTGCTACAACTTCAGGGTGTGCAGACCAGCCCTTGAACATCGTGACCAGATGGTCGTAGTAGTCCTGGGCCGACATCCGGTAGTCGTCGGTATCGGAGTATCCGGCGTCCCGGTCCGCAGCGGGCATCGTGATGTAGCTGGAAGGACCGGCGGAGTTGTTGCGGTAAGGGGTGCTCGTTGTTCCGGGCGCCGTTTTCATCATGATCTCGGCTTTGCCATCCC
This window of the Arthrobacter sp. StoSoilB5 genome carries:
- a CDS encoding ABC transporter substrate-binding protein; translated protein: MINRRQFLATVAVGTATAVTACGTPAPSKTGTAENPVTINYTWWGNDDRAERTRKAMALFESKNPDIKVNGNFTDFGGYWQKRATEAAGGGLPDVMQWDLSYLRDYAQRNQLLDLGTVDIDTSAFEKSLLPSGQVRGKTYGIPTSTNAFAVFCDPAKLTSLGIAEPDSTWTYNDYNAFLAEVGTKSGGALNGSSDYTSVWWMFNIWLRQNNIEAFTSDGKLGFTKDDLKKWWSLPANLRGTPAIITEERITQLAPKSPFGANAVATEMTWDNFMAGNLKDSGAKELRILPPPSDDPDNLGLFLKPSMLMVASAKTQYKDAAARFINFMVNDPEVGDIFKTSRGVPASKTQRDGTTFEGTDKVVVDYEKSIEKYLKDAPEPPIVGFGSLEASFKRISSDRNYGKLTMDAAIDAWFKEAEDVIKQNA
- a CDS encoding rhamnogalacturonan lyase gives rise to the protein MAAASPTAPSRSTPAIAQLENLDRGAVAAVTQNGVFISWRLLGSEVTGTSTTGVTGTDFSLYRDDTKIATVTDSTNYLDSQGTGANSYRIVPVVNGIEIEAGTTVEPWSSNHLDLPLQKPADGVTPTGQAYTYSANDISAADVDGDGALEYVVKWYPSNAKDVSQVGYTGNTYLDTYELDGTLLHRIDLGINIRSGAHYTQFNVYDFDGDGKAEIMMKTAPGTTSTPYRNNSAGPSSYITMPAADRDAGYSDTDDYRMSAQDYYDHLVTMFKGWSAHPEVVAGHWPSTLEEAFGIEPKYDYPLSDADARTLADYFIDVYAPARSSNNKLRAFEGYILQGPEYLTVFDGQTGKELDTVPYEPGRHDDGLMWGDYKGSRIEPGNRVDRFLSGVAYLDGQHPSSIFSRGYYSRTAVAAYDWNGKKLQKRWLADSGWTPSTNPFQNGSNVGTDPELGKLAGQGFHSLSAADVDGDGKQEIVYGSATLDDDGSLLYSSWDVMPPGTPTAGELRPLGHGDAMHVTDIDPARPGLEIFTVHETTNAPYGMAMRRAEDGTVIFGQYAGRDIGRGMIGDVVPGSPGLESWSGLPDGSGDSGVRTPDGDTLPMETPGTNMSIKWAADMTTQLVRGSGTTTPFISDVQRGTLLTAEGTLANNSTKGNPGLVGDVFGDWREELLVRTTDSSAIRIYTSTEVTNHKLYTLLHDTQYRAELARQQTGYNQPTYTGFYFASDTNFANVPLPKYWAPGSATTIANKIEALADQGGLSRGTAAQAVAHLRNAERAAQARQYGTALQSLAQTEKALDNNGVPEAARTELLYDVRLIQRMLG